A genomic stretch from Procambarus clarkii isolate CNS0578487 chromosome 14, FALCON_Pclarkii_2.0, whole genome shotgun sequence includes:
- the Srp9 gene encoding signal recognition particle 9 kDa protein has protein sequence MVYLEAYEDFEKAAERLYLSAPNKTRCVMKYNHSNSCLKVKVTDDTVCVQYQTDSQQELKKLEKLISNLMKHMASGER, from the exons ATGGTGTACTTAGAAGCATACGAGGACTTTGAGAAGGCAGCAGAGCGTCTGTACCTCAGCGCCCCCAATAAG ACTCGTTGTGTAATGAAGTACAATCATAGCAACAGCTGCCTCAAGGTGAAGGTTACAGATGATACTGTG tgtGTTCAGTACCAAACTGACAGCCAACAAGAACTTAAGAAACTGGAGAAGTTGATAAGTAACTTAATGAAGCATATGGCATCGGGTGAAAGATAA
- the elgi gene encoding E3 ubiquitin-protein ligase NRDP1 isoform X3: MGFDLTRFQGEVDEELLCPICSEVLQDPLQAPSCEHAFCSGCINEWLSRQQTCPVDRQPITSSQLKSVPRILRSLLSKLYISCDNKPHGCTSIVKLDALSSHLEECEFNPKRPVPCEQGCGLVVPKDELKDHNCLRELRTLIQSQSGKIGELQQELAENKYQLNEQKREIQLLKDFMRAMRISNPQMRAIADQMEQDEVVRWASSLSRARVTRWGGMISTPDAMLQAVIRRALSESGCPPHIIDQLMENAHERRWPPGLSTLETR, encoded by the exons ATGGGTTTTGACCTGACGAGGTTCCAGGGGGAGGTGGATGAGGAGCTGCTCTGTCCTATTTGCTCTGAAGTTCTGCAAGATCCTCTCCAG GCTCCTTCATGTGAACATGCCTTCTGTAGCGGCTGCATCAATGAGTGGTTGTCCAGGCAGCAGACTTGTCCTGTTGATCGCCAGCCTATTACTTCCTCCCAGCTTAAGTCCGTTCCAAGGATACTACGCAGTTTACTTTCAAA GTTGTATATATCATGTGACAACAAACCTCACGGTTGCACTTCAATTGTTAAACTTGATGCTCTGAGCTCTCACTTGGAGGAATGTGAGTTCAACCCCAAGCGTCCTGTGCCGTGTGAACAAGGATGTGGCCTTGTTGTACCTAAGGATGAGTTGAAG GACCATAACTGTCTTCGTGAGTTGCGAACTTTAATACAAAGTCAGTCTGGTAAAATTGGAGAGTTGCAACAAGAACTTGCTGAAAATAAATACCAACTTAACGAACAGAAACGAGAAATACAGCTCTTAAAG GATTTTATGCGAGCCATGAGAATCAGTAACCCACAGATGAGAGCGATAGCTGATCAAATGGAGCAAGATGAGGTTGTGAGGTGGGCCAGTTCCTTATCACGTGCGCGGGTCACTCGCTGGGGAGGCATGATATCCACTCCTGATGCTATGTTGCAG GCTGTGATTCGGCGCGCCTTGAGTGAGTCGGGGTGCCCTCCACACATTATTGACCAGCTTATGGAAAATGCCCATGAACGGCGGTGGCCACCAGGGTTATCCACGCTGGAGACCAG ATGA
- the elgi gene encoding E3 ubiquitin-protein ligase NRDP1 isoform X2, translating to MGFDLTRFQGEVDEELLCPICSEVLQDPLQAPSCEHAFCSGCINEWLSRQQTCPVDRQPITSSQLKSVPRILRSLLSKLYISCDNKPHGCTSIVKLDALSSHLEECEFNPKRPVPCEQGCGLVVPKDELKDHNCLRELRTLIQSQSGKIGELQQELAENKYQLNEQKREIQLLKDFMRAMRISNPQMRAIADQMEQDEVVRWASSLSRARVTRWGGMISTPDAMLQAVIRRALSESGCPPHIIDQLMENAHERRWPPGLSTLETRQMNRRHYESYICKRVPGKQAVVVMACDNRHMNDDMLLDPGLVMIFAHGIE from the exons ATGGGTTTTGACCTGACGAGGTTCCAGGGGGAGGTGGATGAGGAGCTGCTCTGTCCTATTTGCTCTGAAGTTCTGCAAGATCCTCTCCAG GCTCCTTCATGTGAACATGCCTTCTGTAGCGGCTGCATCAATGAGTGGTTGTCCAGGCAGCAGACTTGTCCTGTTGATCGCCAGCCTATTACTTCCTCCCAGCTTAAGTCCGTTCCAAGGATACTACGCAGTTTACTTTCAAA GTTGTATATATCATGTGACAACAAACCTCACGGTTGCACTTCAATTGTTAAACTTGATGCTCTGAGCTCTCACTTGGAGGAATGTGAGTTCAACCCCAAGCGTCCTGTGCCGTGTGAACAAGGATGTGGCCTTGTTGTACCTAAGGATGAGTTGAAG GACCATAACTGTCTTCGTGAGTTGCGAACTTTAATACAAAGTCAGTCTGGTAAAATTGGAGAGTTGCAACAAGAACTTGCTGAAAATAAATACCAACTTAACGAACAGAAACGAGAAATACAGCTCTTAAAG GATTTTATGCGAGCCATGAGAATCAGTAACCCACAGATGAGAGCGATAGCTGATCAAATGGAGCAAGATGAGGTTGTGAGGTGGGCCAGTTCCTTATCACGTGCGCGGGTCACTCGCTGGGGAGGCATGATATCCACTCCTGATGCTATGTTGCAG GCTGTGATTCGGCGCGCCTTGAGTGAGTCGGGGTGCCCTCCACACATTATTGACCAGCTTATGGAAAATGCCCATGAACGGCGGTGGCCACCAGGGTTATCCACGCTGGAGACCAGGCAG ATGAATCGTCGACATTACGAGAGTTACATCTGTAAAAGAGTACCAGGGAAGCAGGCGGTAGTGGTGATGGCCTGTGATAATCGCCATATGAACGATGATATGCTTCTTGATCCTGGTCTGGTGATGATCTTTGCCCATGGTATCGAATAG
- the elgi gene encoding E3 ubiquitin-protein ligase NRDP1 isoform X1 produces the protein MGFDLTRFQGEVDEELLCPICSEVLQDPLQAPSCEHAFCSGCINEWLSRQQTCPVDRQPITSSQLKSVPRILRSLLSKLYISCDNKPHGCTSIVKLDALSSHLEECEFNPKRPVPCEQGCGLVVPKDELKDHNCLRELRTLIQSQSGKIGELQQELAENKYQLNEQKREIQLLKDFMRAMRISNPQMRAIADQMEQDEVVRWASSLSRARVTRWGGMISTPDAMLQAVIRRALSESGCPPHIIDQLMENAHERRWPPGLSTLETRQVMNRRHYESYICKRVPGKQAVVVMACDNRHMNDDMLLDPGLVMIFAHGIE, from the exons ATGGGTTTTGACCTGACGAGGTTCCAGGGGGAGGTGGATGAGGAGCTGCTCTGTCCTATTTGCTCTGAAGTTCTGCAAGATCCTCTCCAG GCTCCTTCATGTGAACATGCCTTCTGTAGCGGCTGCATCAATGAGTGGTTGTCCAGGCAGCAGACTTGTCCTGTTGATCGCCAGCCTATTACTTCCTCCCAGCTTAAGTCCGTTCCAAGGATACTACGCAGTTTACTTTCAAA GTTGTATATATCATGTGACAACAAACCTCACGGTTGCACTTCAATTGTTAAACTTGATGCTCTGAGCTCTCACTTGGAGGAATGTGAGTTCAACCCCAAGCGTCCTGTGCCGTGTGAACAAGGATGTGGCCTTGTTGTACCTAAGGATGAGTTGAAG GACCATAACTGTCTTCGTGAGTTGCGAACTTTAATACAAAGTCAGTCTGGTAAAATTGGAGAGTTGCAACAAGAACTTGCTGAAAATAAATACCAACTTAACGAACAGAAACGAGAAATACAGCTCTTAAAG GATTTTATGCGAGCCATGAGAATCAGTAACCCACAGATGAGAGCGATAGCTGATCAAATGGAGCAAGATGAGGTTGTGAGGTGGGCCAGTTCCTTATCACGTGCGCGGGTCACTCGCTGGGGAGGCATGATATCCACTCCTGATGCTATGTTGCAG GCTGTGATTCGGCGCGCCTTGAGTGAGTCGGGGTGCCCTCCACACATTATTGACCAGCTTATGGAAAATGCCCATGAACGGCGGTGGCCACCAGGGTTATCCACGCTGGAGACCAGGCAGGTA ATGAATCGTCGACATTACGAGAGTTACATCTGTAAAAGAGTACCAGGGAAGCAGGCGGTAGTGGTGATGGCCTGTGATAATCGCCATATGAACGATGATATGCTTCTTGATCCTGGTCTGGTGATGATCTTTGCCCATGGTATCGAATAG